CTTCAAGTTATGTTATTTCTTTAGAAAAGTCAATTTTGACTAACTGTAAATACTGTAGTACTATTTGGGTGAATATTGAATAAGAGTATTCAcccatattttccattttcttttccccagttCTCTTTTAAGGTCTCAAAATATACATCTTTGTTAGCTCTTACTAAGTTACTGACTTTTCAACAAATATCTACGGTAATTTATCATTCAACAATTTATTGGGTTTTGTTGGGGGTATTTTGTTTTTTAGGAAAAAATGCATTTTGATAAGATTTCATTTAGTCTAAGACTCAACCCAACCCTAAATTGGAATTCCTTCTAAATAGTTCTAACAAAATCCATCTTTGCTCAAATACCTTCAGAAAATTATTCTAGTTTATGGTCAACTCTTGAGTATTTAACTTTCTTAAAATGAACTGAAGTTTACCTCCATGTAATTTTCAGTGATTACTGAATATTAATccatatgcataaatatgtaaataaattccTTTGCAGTTTGACATACAAATAACTTCGGAGTactgtatattacatatatattaaaaactgGTCATTTTTAAAAGGTTGTTTTAAGTTTATGCTTAAACATAGTAGGGAAGTTTTGTTGTTTATGCTTTTATTCTACTCAACAAAGGAAGTATATATTtgagttaatatttttttccccctgattcattgacttttctttctccaaagaaCCTGCCCTTTTCAGTGGAAAACAAATGGCGGCTGTTGGCAATGATGGCTGTATACTTTGGCTCTGGATTTGCTGCACCTTTCCTTATAGTAAGACATCAGTTGCTTAAGAAGTGAGATTCTTCTGTGTAGGAATCAGGTAACTACAATTATTTGACATTGCTAAAAAGGAAATGCTTGCACCATTCTTTCTCCCTTAACTTAACTCTTTCATGGTTTCATAAACATAGACTGATCCAACATTAATACATATTTAGGACAGTCCATGATAGTTACAAACAAAAGAGTTGATCCTTCTTGCTAATTCATAACTATCTCTTTGAATTTAGactatttctctgataaatatcCCATTTATCATTATGGCTTTCTAATTTTCTGCCAAAGCTTCTGATAACCTTCATTTGAACCCTACCATCTTTCCAAATTATTATCTTATTGACTATTTGCTAAACTTCTAGGAAGAATTCAGTCTTGAATGTACAATATCTGCCTCCATTTGCAATTAAACCACTAATTTCTCAACTCTTTGCAATCTAGTTTCCCAACCCATTTGCCATGCACTGCTTTCTCAGTGATGTAGCTTGATGTATggttaaaaatattacatttgatATTGGAATATGGTTCAAAAACTGGTTGTATCCCTTAATAATTTTGTGAATATAGATAGTTTAGTCACTTATCTTCTCTGGGCCTTGgattcctcagctgtaaaatgagataattgaattaaattgtttgaagtcccagttttaggatgttcCTATGGTTCTGACATGGAATTATGTCATATAACAGTTATAAAATGAGATACCctatgtaaagctctttgcaaacctaaagttctctaaatgctagctattaatagCTGCTTATTTCCCCATAGGTTTGCAGAAACAAGATTGCCTTTGTTATTTCAGAAAATGGTTGTATCTTGGAGGAAGAAGACGTCTTACCATGAAATAGTTCTTAGTGTCATAGTTAGCACTGGATAGTAGAAAAAGTAGATAGGGATGAATTAGAACCCTTAAGCTCTGTGCCTCAGCATTTGTGCATGTGTGCAACTATTTCTAAAATGCTATTTCCAGTGATCAAATTGGTATGCAATTTTTTTGGATATTTCTTAAAGATTATCTTGAGTTAGAAATTGGAAGTCTTTCAACTGAGTTTTGTgttaagagaaattttaaaatatagttaggGAAGCTgctaaaaataatattgaaacaAGACTTCTGAATGCTAACTGGTAAGAAAGATAAGTGGTGCAATAATAAGCATGAATAGTTGTATCAGTCACTCAGCACCATGAGACTCCCATTGCTAATAGTATCTGTTATCTGAGCAATTTAGCCATATGGGCAATTTTTCATGGATTTTAGGAAATAGCCAAAACTACTTCTCAAGTTCTGTGGTAACCAGAACATTTCAATTCGACCAGTA
This sequence is a window from Monodelphis domestica isolate mMonDom1 chromosome 3, mMonDom1.pri, whole genome shotgun sequence. Protein-coding genes within it:
- the LOC100011523 gene encoding cytochrome c oxidase subunit 7C, mitochondrial; protein product: MLGQSVRRFSTSLVRWSHYEEGPGKNLPFSVENKWRLLAMMAVYFGSGFAAPFLIVRHQLLKK